CGATGCGCGTGCCGCGCGTTGAAGCCGATGCGCCGTCCGGCGCGCCCGGGCCTGCGCTCGCCTCGCAGGGACAGAGCGGAGCGGCATCGACGCTCCCTCCGATCGAGGCAGGCGAGCGCATCGGACACCTGCTTCGTTGCAGGCATTATGTATATACCTGTAACGCTGCTTGGCAAGCGCGCCGCGCCGGCTCCGCGAGGGTGGCGGAGATCGTCGAGGGGGGAGAGCGGTGTTCCGTACGCGGGACGCCTCGGCCCGAGCGGATCGGGGTCGCCTTTCTCAGGGGGACAGCCGAGGGGATCGCCGGGGCAGGCGTCGCGACGGGTATCGGGCAGCGGGCGCGGGGAATGGCGGGCAGGATCCGGTGGCGTCGGAAGCGGCCCGGCTCTCGTTCGCCCCGAGGGCGGCCATTCGACCGACGCCGTCACGCATGCGGCTGTCGTCCAGCATCAGGCCGGCACGGCAGGGCGCGGCGCGGGGAACCTCGCCGCCGACCGGGATGAGCCCGCGGTCATGGATCCCCCTTCAACCGGCACCGGCGGGGGATCGCCGCAATCCAATCTTGGAAAAATGTCTATACATGCTGCACGAGGGCTCGCGACCGCGGGGAAAGCGGCCGCCTTTGCCGCTCCTGCCGCGGTAACGCCCGGGGCCGACCGTCGCGCGGGGTGGCGATCGGTTCGGCATGTCGGGATGGAGCCGGCAGAGACCGCCCCTGCCGGCCGCTGGAGCACTTCACGATCGCGTTGCAGCACGGTCCACGACACCGGCAAGAGGCCTGCACCGCTCGTCTCCCCCACCTGCGAGCTCATCCTGAGGTGCGACCGTGAGGGAGCCTCGAAGCAGGGCTCCAGGGATCGCCGTGGTCTTTGGAGCCCTGCTTCGAGGCTGCTGCAAGCAGCAGCACCCCAGGATGAAGCCCCACTTGGGACGGGGTGACATCACGGATGAAATACGGCTGTCTTGTACCGTGACGTTGCAATCGATCGCTGCGCCAGGCCTGTGGTTTTGCCGCATCGTTTGAGTGGAGCTGCGTCCACCTTAGCGGAGCATGCCCTAGAACTTCACTGCGGCGCCGCCGCGCACGGTGTTGAGGTTCAGCTTGTGGCCGTCGAAGTCGTTGAACAGCACGTACTGGTATTCGGCGCGCAGGATCAGGTTGGGCGTGATCGCGTACTCGATGCCGGCCCCGGCCGCGATGCCGCCGACGATCTTCTCCTTGGTCGGCCGGAAGATGTCGGGTGCGGCCAGTACGCTGCTGCCGGGATCGTTCTGCAGGAAGGTCTTATAGCCGTAGTTGTTGACGTAGACCCGCTGTGAGGGATCCGCCGTCTGGTTGCTGCGGTAGGCAGCCTGATCGTACTCGTAGCCGCGCACCGCCACGGTCTGGGCGATCTGCGCCCGTCCGATCGCGAAGCCTCCGGTCACGAACGGCAGGAAGTCGCCGATGGCGTAGCCGACGCGGGCTCGCAGGGTCGCGTAGTCGTCCATCCGCGTCGACGCGTCGCCGGAAAGCTTCGCGCCCCTGAGGTAGCCCGCGCTGTCGATCTGGTAGCGGTTGATCGCGTCGCTGCTGCGCCCGGTCAGGCCGAGATGCGTGTAGTCGAGCTCGACGCCGACGACGGTATCGTCGAACTGGTAGTTCACGCCCGCGAAGGCGCCGAAGCTGGTACCGTCCCGCCGCATGTCGCGCGCATGCATGAGGCCGGACGCACCGAGCGTCGTCTCGATCGCGGTGGCGCGAAGCGCCTGTGCGACGGGGTCGCGGAAGACATCGCCGAAGCCGAAGCTCGCGCTCGACCAGCCGCCATGGCCGCCGACATAGATGCCCTCCCAGTTCGCCAGGGAGGGCGCGGCGGCCGGCTCGTAGCTGCCGCCGCGCAAGACGCCGAAGTCGAGATCCGCGGCCCGCACCGTCACCGGCGCAGCCATGCCCAGCCCGACAAGAACTCCGAAGATCGCGAAACGCATTTGGACCGCCCCCGGCAGATTGATCGGCAGTGGCCGCCGCGCCGTTGTGCCCAGAATGTCTCGGTAACCTTAAGATTGAGTTGCGGATGCACACAGTGCCGTGCATCGTTGCAAAAAGCAGATCGCCCGGTGCGGCGGGCGCACCGGGCGATCGGCTTGTGACGGGACGATGCGATCAGTACGCCAGGCCGCCCAGGCCCGGCAGGGCGAGGCCGTTGCCGAAGGCCCAGCGCAGGCCAACCCGGAACTCGTTGGCGGCGATGTCCTTGATCCGGGTGTTCTGGTTGTAGGCGTCGAACCCGGTGCGGGCCTTGCCGACCTCGAGGTAGCGGTAGTTGGCGTCGATGCTGACGCCGGCGCCGATCTCGTAGGAGATGCCCGCCATCGCCGCCCAGGCGAGGCCGACCGCGGTGTGGTTGGCGCGGGCGTCGAACCCCTGCGCGCCGATTCGGTAGGCGCCGTCGACGCCGCTGCCGCAGGCGGTGGTGAAGCAGGTGGTGCCGGTCCAGGCATCGTGGAAGCGCTTGCTCGCCATGCCGACGCCGGCGCCGACATAGGGCGTGAAGCCCCACCAGGTGCCGAGATCGACGTAGACGTTGAACAGGCCGGTCAGCACGTCGAGCTTGCCCGCCTCGGTGTTGAAGCCCTCGACGAAGTTGGTGCGCGAGGAATAGTCGCGGAAGCGGCTGCGGGTGCGTCCGTCGACCGTGACGTCGGCGCGCAGGAAGCTGTTGAAGCGGTAGCCGATGCCGCCGCCGTAGCCGTCGGTGTTGCCGAGGCGGAAGCCGACGAGCTTGGCGCCCTCGGTGCCCGGCAGCGTGTCGTCCTTCGGGTGGCGGAAGTCGCTCGCCGTGTAGTCGCCGCGCAGGTACCAGCCCGAGCCGACCTCGACGGGCGCGGCGAGCGGCGGGGGCGGAGGGGGCGGGGGCGGCAGCAGGTCGGCGGCGACCGCCGGCGCGCCGAGCAGGCCGAGCCCGAGGACCGCGACCGGGAAGCAGTGACCGAACCGTGCCATGGGCGACCTTTCCTGCCCCTTCGACTCCTCGGCCGGGGCGTACTTCGCGAGGTGTCGGGCCGGTCGGCCCGATAAAGACATGTAAGGCCGGAAGGTTAGCGGCCGCTTAACCCTAACGCGCCGCCGGATCCGCCTCCGGCGCGAACGCGCACTGGAGGCGGAACGATCGTCAGTACTTGCGCACCAGCGGCATCATCGGGGGCGGCGGCGGCTCGTAGGCGGCGGCGAGGACCGGCGCACCGAACATCCAGCGCATGCCGAGCTTGATGTCGTGCGCCTCGATGTCCTTGACCTTGATCGGGGTCAGCGTGCTGCCGCAGAAGCAGTTCAGCACGCCGGTGCTGCCCTCGCCGAGGTTGAGGTAGCGGTAGGCCAGTTCGAGCTTGAGGTTCGGCGTCACCGCGTAGGACAGACCGGCATGCAGCGCCCAGGCGAAGCTCGTCTTCGTCTGGTTCTTGTAGCTGCCGCCGCTGATGTTCTGGTAGCCGGTCTTCCCCCAGTCCGGATAGTCCGCGTAGGAGTAGCTGCCGTTGATCTGGCTCGAATCCGACACGCCGGAGAAGTGGTGGAACGCCGCGCCGACGCCGGCGCCGACGAACGGCACGAAGCCGTAATAGTTGCCGAGATCGGCGTAGCCGTTCACCAGGACGACGGCCGACGAGTAGTTGCCGGCGGTGGTCTCGTAGGTGTTGTCGTAATGGTCGCGGCGCAGGCCGTTATCGTCGTAGGTCGAGTACTTCGACTTGATCCGGTCGTTGGCACGGAAGCCGCTGGAGAAGCGGTACTCGCCGGTGACGTCGCCGCGCAGCCAGGAATTGAACTGGTAGCCGACACCGATGCCGGCGAAGCCGCCGCCGCCGAGATCGGTGTTGTAGTAATCGACCACGTCCGGGCTCGGCGCGGTCGACAGCTTCGGCCGGGTGTAGATGCTGGCGCCGACGTCGCCGCGCAGGTACCAGCCGCCGGCGAACTCCACCGGCGGGGGCGGCAGCGGCGGGGGCGGAGGCGGCAGGAGGTCGGCGGCGTGAACGAGCCCCGGCGCGGCCACGCTCGCAGCGAGCGTGAAGATGCGCGCCAGCGCGAGTGGCTTGCTGCGGCCCATGACGGTTCCTTGCTGTGAAGGGCCGCTGATGACGGAGGGCGGCCGTTCCGGAAGACGTCACGACTTTCACCGCGTTCGGTAAACCTGCGCTTAACGTTAAGCCTCACGGCTGAGAAAGTGTTGCTTCCGATGTTTTCGCGCCGGTGAAGACACGGGCCCCGCGCGTGCCGGTGCGCGCAGAGCGGTCCGCGCTGCGCGCACCGGCTGCGGCGCGGACGTCGGGAGGCGGGCGGGACGAAGGCGGCCTGCCGCCGTCCCGCCGGCGCGATTGGATCAGGCCGCGACCTTGCGCAGCGCCTCGACCACGTCGTCGACCACCCGCACCACGAGGTCGCGGTCGTCGCCCTCGGCCATCACGCGGATCACCGGCTCGGTCCCGGACGGGCGGATGACGAGGCGGCCGCCCTCGCCCAGGCGCTGGCGGGCGCCCTCGATGGCGGTGACGACGCTGTCCTGGCGCAGCGGCTCGCCGCCGAGGCCGTAGCGCACGTTCTTGAGCACCTGCGGCAGCGGGTCGAAGCAGTGGCAGACCTCGCTCACCGGGCGCTGCTGGCGCTGGACCACCGAGAGGAGCTGGAGCGCCGCCACCAGCCCGTCGCCAGTGGTGGCGTAGTCCGACATGATGATGTGGCCGGACTGCTCGCCGCCGAGGTTGTAGCCGTGCTCGCGCATGTGCTCGAGCACGTAGCGGTCGCCGACGGCGGTGCGGACCATGCCGAGCCCCAGGCCCCCGAGATAGCGCTCGAGGCCGAGGTTCGACATGATCGTCGTCACGACCCCGGGACGGGTCAGGCGGGCATCCTCCTGCCATGAGCGGGCGACCACCGCCATCAGCTGGTCGCCGTCGACCCGCTGGCCCTTCTCGTCGACGACGAGCACCCGGTCGGCGTCGCCATCGAGCGCGATGCCGATATCGGCGCGCAGCTCGCGCACCTTGGCGACGAGGGCCTCCGGCGCGGTCGAGCCGACGTCGCGGTTGATGTTGAAGCCGTCCGGCTCGGTGCCGATGGCGATCACCTCGGCGCCGAGCTCCCACAGGGTCTCGGGCGCGACCCGGTAGGCGGCGCCGTTGGCGCAATCGACCACCACCCGCAGGCCGTCGAGGGTCAGGTTGCGCGGGAGCGTGCGCTTGGCGAACTCGATGTAGCGAGCATGCACGCTCTCGATGCGCTTGGCGCGGCCGAGATCGTGGGAGCCCGCGAGCTTCGTCGTCACGTCGGCCTCGATCAGGCGCTCGATCTCGCGCTCGACTTCGTCGGAGAGCTTGAAACCGTCGGGGCCGAAGATCTTGATGCCGTTATCCTCGAACGGATTGTGCGAGGCCGAGATCATCACCCCGATATCGGCCCGCATCGAGCGGGTCAGCATCGCGACGGCCGGCGTCGGCATCGGGCCGAGCAGCAGCACGTCCATTCCCACCGAGGTGAAGCCCGCCACCAACGCGGTCTCGATCATGTAGCCCGAGAGGCGGGTATCCTTGCCGATCACCACCCGGTGGCGATGGTCCCCGCGCTGGAACACGAGCCCGGCGGCTTGTCCCACCTTGAGCGCGAGTTCCGGCGTGATCACGCCGTTGGCCCGGCCCCGGATGCCGTCGGTCCCGAAATACTTGCGCACGGTCGTCAACTCCCTGTCCCGTCCCGGGCCACTTGTGCCCGCCGTCGCGCGGCCCCGCGCAAGGCCAGTGCCGCCCGTTGCCGCACGCGGTCGCACCGGGTTTGGGTTATTTTGAGGCTCGCCGGCAACGACAAGGGGCGGCGGGAGTGATCCCGCCGCCCCTCGTGACGAAAACCGACCGGTGTGGATTCCGGGTCTCAAGCCTGCGGCTGGGGCTCGTAGCCGCCGTCGTTCTCCCGCGGCCGGCCGCGGCCGGCGGAGGGGACCGGCGAGCCGCGGGTCGGGTTGGTCGGGTAGTCGCCGGAATCGCGCACCGGGGGCTTGCCGTTGATGAGGTCGCGGATCTCGTCGCCCGACAAGGTCTCGTACTCGAGCAGGCCGCGGGCCAGCGCCTCGAGGTCGTCGCGGCGCTCGTCGAGGATGCGGCGGGCATCCTGCAGGCCGGCCTCGACCAGGCGGCGGACCTCGGCGTCGATCTTCTGGGCGGTGGCCTCCGACACGTTCTGCTGCCGGTTGACCTGCATGCCGAGGAAGACCTCGTCGTTGTTCTCGCCGTAGGCGACGGTGCCGAGCTCGGGGCTGAAGCCCCAGCGGGTCACCATCATGCGGGCGAGCCGGGTCGCCTGCTCGATGTCCGACTGGGCGCCGGAGGTGACCTTGTCGTGGCCGAAGATCATCTCCTCGGCGACGCGGCCGCCCATCATGATGGCGAGGCGCGAGGTCATCTGCTCGAAGGACATCGACAGCTTGTCGCGCTCCGGCAGCTGCATGACCATGCCGAGCGCCCGGCCGCGCGGGATGATCGTCGCCTTGTGGACGGGATCGGTCGCCGGGACGTTGAAGGCCACGATGGCGTGGCCGCCCTCGTGATAGGCGGTGAGCCGCTTCTCGTCCTCGGTCATGACGAGGGTGCGCCGCTCGGCGCCCATCATCACCTTGTCCTTCGCGTCCTCGAACTCGTGCATCGTCACGATGCGCTTGCCGCGGCGGGCCGCCAGCAGGGCCGCCTCGTTGACGAGGTTCATCAGGTCGGCGCCCGAGAAGCCGGGCGTGCCGCGGGCGATCACCTTCAGGTCGACGTCGGGCGAGAGCGGGACCTTGCGGACGTGGACGCGCAGGATGCGCTCGCGGCCGATCACGTCCGGGTTCGGCACGATGATCTGGCGGTCGAAGCGGCCCGGGCGCAGCAGCGCGGGGTCGAGCACGTCGGGGCGGTTGGTCGCCGCGATGATGATGATGCCCTCGTTGGCCTCGAAGCCGTCCATCTCGACGAGGAGCTGGTTGAGGGTCTGCTCGCGCTCGTCGTTGCCGCCCCCTAAGCCCGCGCCGCGATGGCGGCCGACGGCGTCGATCTCGTCGATGAAGATGATGCAGGGCGCGTTCTTCTTCGCCTGGTCGAACATGTCGCGGACGCGGCTGGCGCCGACGCCGACGAACATCTCGACGAAGTCCGAGCCCGAGATGGTGAAGAACGGCACGTTGGCCTCGCCCGCGACCGCCCGGGCGATCAGGGTCTTGCCGGTGCCGGGGGGGCCGACCAGCAGCACGCCGCGCGGGATGCGGCCGCCGAGGCGCTGGAACTTCTGCGGGTCGCGCAGGAACTCGACGATCTCCTGCAGGTCCTCCTTGGCCTCGTCGACGCCCGCCACGTCCTCGAAGGTGACGCGGCCGTGGGCCTCGGTCAGGAGCTTCGCCTTGGACTTGCCGAAGCCCATGGCCCGGCCGGCGCCGGACTGCATCTGGCGCGACAGGAAGATCCAGGCGCCGATGAACACCAGGATCGGCAGCCAGTTGACGAGCAGCGCGATGAACCACGGGGTGTTGTCGGAGGGCGGACGGGCCGTGATGGTCACGCCCTTGCCCTGGAGCTTCGACACCAGCGAGGGGTCGTTCGGCGCGTAGGTCGTGAAGGTGCCGCCGCTCGTGTAGGTGCCGCTCACCTCCTGGCCGGAGATGACCACGTTCTGGATGCGGCCCGCCTCGGCGTCGTTCAGGAGCTGGCTGTAGGCGATCTCCCCGCCTCCCGAGCGGTGACCCGGATTCTGGAACAGGGTCACGAGGGCCAGCACCAGCAGGAAGATGACGACCCACAGGGCGAAATTGCGGAAGTTGGGGTTCATCGAAAGGTCAATCCCTGAGGAGCGCGGCGCCGCGCGGGCGTGCTGGGGTGGGCACCGGCACTCGGACCGCAATGTAGGCACCCGCCGGAGGCTTGCCAAGTAATCGCCCGCGCCTGCGGCGCCGCGCGCCCCGCCGCACCGTCATTCCATCCGGGACCGGACGCGGCGCGGCGGCTCGGGCGCCAGGGTCAGGCGGCCGCCCCCGGTCGAGAACAGGAGGCCCGCGACGGTGCGCCGGCAGGGGCGGCCCTCCCGCAGGGCCGGCAGGACGGCCTCGAGGACCACCCGCTCCAGGCGCTCCAGCCGCGGCGGGTAGGGCGAGGGCGCGTCCGCCGCCCCCTGCGCCGCCTCGGCGTGCAGGGCCGCGACCGCGAGGCCGGCGACCCGCAGGGCGACCGCCTCCGGCAGCGCCGCGAGGCCGGGGCCGTCGAGGACGAGGCGCCCCTCCCCGCCGGGCGCGTCGCGCCGGAGGTCGCGCAGGGCCGCGGCGGCAGCACCGCTCAAGGCGGCCTCGTCGCGGCGCAGGCGCGCGGAGAGGCGGGCGAGGCGGGAAGCGGTGAGCCCCTCCGCGGCGAGCAGCGGCAGCAGCCCGCGCAGCCGGGCGCGGCCGAAGCGCGGATCGACGTTCGAGGGATCGCGCACGAACGGCCACTCCCGCGCCTCGCAGGTCGCGACGAGGCGCGCCTTGGGCACGCCGAGGAACGGCCGGGCGAGGGTGAGCCCGCCGAGGGCGCGGGAGGGCGCCATGCCGGCGAGGCCGGCCGGCCCCGAGCCGGCGCACAGGCGCATCAGCACGGTCTCGGCCTGGTCGTCGAGGGTGTGGGCGGTGAGGACGAGGTCGGCTCCGACCTCGCGGGCGAGGCCGGCGAGCAGGCCGTAGCGCGCCGCCCGGGCCGCCTCCTGGATCCGCGCCGCCGGCTTCGCGCCGGTCCAGGCGAGGCGGCGATGGGCCAGGCCGAGGCGGGCGGCGAGAGCGGCCACGCCCTGCGCCTCGGCCTCGGATCCCGGCCGCAGGCCATGGTCGACGGTGGCGACGACGAGCGGAACCCCCGCCGGACCGAGGGCGGCGCAGCCCATCAGGGCCGTCGAGTCGGGGCCGCCGGAGACCGCCAGCACGGCGCCGCGGAACGGCGCGCCCGGCCCGATCCAGGGCGCGAGGAGGCGCCTTCCCTCCTCCGGGTCGAGCGGTCCGTCCGCGAGAGGTTCGTCCGCGGACGGCCCGTCGGGGCGGCTCACCCCGCGCCGCTCACGCGGCGCAGCGCGCGCGCCGCTGCTCCCGGTCGACGCCCTGCTTCACGGTCGAGGAGGCCTGCGGGAACTTGCGCTCCAGCTCGGCCAGGGTGGCGCAGGCCTGCTCGCGGGCGCCGAGCGCGTTGAGCGAGGCGCCGAGCTTCAGCATCGCGTCGGGCGCCTTGCGCGAGCGGGCGTAGTCGGTCGAGACCTTCAGGAACTGCTCGGCCGCCTCGCGGGTGCGGTTGCGCTGGAGGTAGCTCTCGCCGAGCCAGTAGGTCGCGTCCGGCACCAGCCCGTCGCGGGGATGCGACTGGATGAACTGGCGCAGGCTCATCTCGGCCTGCTCGTACTGGCGCTGCAGCACGTAGGCGTAGGCGGCCTCGTAATCGGCCTTGGCGTCGCCGGTGCCGGTGGCGGCGACGCTGGCGGAGGGCCGCGGCGCCGGGGCCGGAGCGGCGGCGGCCGGCCGGGACGGCGGGCGCAGGTCGACCGGCTCGCCGTAATCGGGGGTCTCGTCTTCGATCGCCGCGCGGGGCGGGGCGAGGGCCGCGGTGGCGCCCGGCGTCGCGGGGGCGGCCGCCGCCGCCCGGGGCGCCTGGGACGGCGTGGTGGCACCGAGCGCCTGGGGAGCGCCCGGGGCGCCCGGGTTCTGCGAGGGATCGAAGGCGTCGCTGCGCTTCTGGGGCTTCGGCTGCGGGGTCGCGGCCGCCGGGCGCTGCCCGCCCTTCGACTCCTGGAAGCGGAACTCGACGTCCTCTTGGAACTTGCGCAGCTGCTCCTTGAGCTGGCGGTTCTCGTACTGGAGCGACTCGATCTGGCCCGCCATCTGGCGCGACTGGTTCTCCAGCCGGTTGAGGCGCACCACGAACTCGGCGGCATCCTGGGCCGCGGCCGGGCACGCGGCGACGAGGGCCAGCCCGGACACGGCGAGGGCGGGGGCGAGGAGCAGGCGGCGAAGCATGGCGGGGCGCATCACGGCTCGGGTCGGGCGGCAGGTCCGCACTCGGGAGCGCGGGTTAGCAGATGCCGCGGCTCCCGGCAAAAGGAACGGCGAGCGTTGCGCCCCCGACCTCGCGGAAATCGGCGCGCCGGGAACGCGGGCGCCGCCCCTCCCCGGCCGTCACGCCGCCGCGAACAGCGCCCGCGCCCGCTCCACCAGTTGCGCCGCCGCGTGCGCCGGATAGGGCTCGCGGGTGCCGTGCCCCCAGACCGGCCCGGGCCAGGCGGGATCTGACAGGAACCGGCCGACCACGTGGACGTGGAGTTGCGCCACCACGTTGCCGAGCGCGCCGACATTCACCTTGTCGGGCTTGGCGAGCGCCTGCATCACCCCGACGGCGAGGCGCGTCTCCTCCATCAGCCGGGCGGCGTCCCCGGGCGACAGGTCGGTGATCTCGGAGACGCCCGCGCGGCGCGGCACCAGGACGAGCCAGGGGAAGCGCTTGTCGTCGAGGAGCAGCACGCTCGAGAGGGCGAGGTCGCCGAGCGCGATGGTATCGGCGGAGAGCCGCGGGTCGAGGGCGAAGTCGGTCATGCGGGGAGGTCGGTCATGCGAATCCGTCAATGCGCCATCAGCACCGGCATGGTGGCGTGCGCGAGGATGTGGCTGGTGGCGCCGCCGAAGATCATCTGGCGCAGGCGGCTCTGGGTGTAGGCGCCCTTGACGAGGAGGTCGCAGCCGATCTCCTGGGCCTCGGTGAGGAAGATCTCGCCGGGGGTGCGGCGGCCGGCGGCCAGCGTGCGCCCCTGCGCCGACAGGCCCTCGCGGTTGAGGGCGGCGGCCAGCTCCTCGGCGCTCGGGCCCGGCACCATGCCGGCATCGACGCCCAGCACCTCGATCCGCGTCGCCTGGCGCAGGAACGGCGCCGCGAAGGCGACCGCGCGGGCGGTCTCGGTCGAGCCGTTCCAGGCGATCACCACGGTCTCGCCGATGCTCCCGGGCGGGGTCGGCGGGGCGATCACCAGGGGGCGCCCGCTCTCGAACAGCACCGCCTCGAGGGTCGTCATGCGCGGCGCGCCCTCGCCGCCGCCGGGCCGGCCGACGATGGTGGCGCCGAACAGGCGGGCGTGCTGGGCGAGGTAGCCGTCGCCGGGGGGCGCGTCGGGCAGCCAGCGCCAGCGCGGGCCGGTCCTGGCCGCGTCGGCGCTGTCGCGGGCGATGGCGTGGCGCTCCATCGCGGCGGTGAACAGGCCGCCGCAATCGCGCGCCTCGACGAGGTCGGTCTCCTCGTCGCGCACCCAGGTCATGCCCCCGACCATGTCGACGGGCACGTATTCGGCGAGCGCCGGGCGCAGGCCGAACCCCTCGATGCTGGCGCCGAAGCGTCGCGCCATGAGCACGGCGGTGTCGAGCACCGAGTCGAGCAGGGTGTGGCGGGCGACCGGAACGAGGAGCGTCTTCATGGCGGCGCACTCACCTCAGGAGCCTCGGGACGAACGACGCGATAGCATCACGCCGGCCTCCGCCCTGTCCAGGGGGGCCCCGGGGTCAATCCCCGGCAAGGATCGTCCCCGCGGGCCCCTAGGGCCCCGCCGGCGCCCCGACCTCGCCGCGGCGCGGCTCCGCGTCCCCGGAGGGCTCGCCCTCGGGAGATCCGGCTTCCGGGGATTCCCCGTCGGGAGACTCGCCCTCGGGCGACTCGCCTTCGGGAGGCTTGGCCTGGCTGCAGGCGCCCCCGGCGCCGTCCTGGCCGCCCGGGGCGCAGGTCTCCTCGAGCCACAGCGCCATCATCAGGGCGAGGCCGGCCGGCACGGCGAGCGCCAGGAAGGCCCAGGTCCAGCCGAGATGCAGCGCGAGCAGGCCCCCGACCCAGCCGGAGAGCGCGCCGCCGACGCCCTGCACCGCCGCGACGGTGCCGAGCGCGGTCTGGGTGCGGCCCGAGCCCCAGGTGAGGTCGGCCACCACCACCGGCACCGCGACGCCGATCACGCCGGAGGCGACGCCGTCCAGCACCTCGGCGAGCACCAGCCAGTATGGATCGGACAGGAAGGCGGAGAGCAGCGCGCGCGCCGGCAGCACCGCACAGGCGACGAGGAGGAGCTGGCGCCGGCCGCGCCGGTCGGCGAGCGAGCCGGCGAAGAGCGCGACCGGGATCATCACCGCCTGGGCGACGATGACGTAGCGCGCGGTCCAGCCGGTGCCGTCCTGTCCGGACGCGACGAGCTTCTGGCCGAGCAGGCTCAGCATCGAGCCGTTGGCGAGGTTGAACAAGGCGAGCGCGCCCGAGAGGATCAGCAGGCGCCGGTCGGACAGGACCTTCAGGACGGCGGAGCGCTCCGGCTTGTCGTCCGGGTCGTCCTCCTTCCAGCCGACGGCGCGGCGGCCGTTGTAGGATTTCCCGGGCGTCGTCAGCGCCGCCACGATGGCGCAGGCGGAGAGGCCGCCCAGCACCCAGAAGGCGATGCTCGGGCCCATGTACGGTGTGCCGAAGCTGATCGCGAGGGCGGCGCCCAGGATGCCGACGTGGTTCCAGGCCTGGTTGCGGCCCTGCTGCTTCGGGAAGGCCTGCTTGCCGACCATGCCGAGGGTCAGCGCCGTCACGGCCGGCACCACCAGGGTGCCGCCGGCCGCGGCGATGAACTGGGCGACGAGCACCGTCATGAAGGCGCGGGCCGGCAGCAGCAGGAGTGTCCCGACGAGGATCGCCGCGCAGGCCGCCGCGATCAGCATCCGGGGCCGGCCGAGCCGGTCGACGAGCGCCCCGAGGGGCCCGCTCAGGGCGAGGGTCGCGAAGCCCACGATGGTGGTGACGAGGCCGACCTGGCTCGGACCCCAATGCGCGGCCTGCGCCAGCCAGGTGCCGAGGAAGGGGCCGAGCCCGCCCTGGATGTCGCCGACGAAGACGTTGATCAGGGCGAGGTGGGTCGTGGGATTCATCAACGCGGAGGCGCTCCGGCTAGTCCGTCCGGGTCTTTCGCCCGTTCGGGTCTCTCGAGGGACCCAGACGGACCAACGCGCCTGAACGGGGAATGATCGTGTCCTGACGGTTATGCTCTCCCCGAGCATGTTTCGCCGAGCGTGTTTCGCCGAGCACGTCTCGCCCCGCGGGGCCCCGTCGCGACGGGGCGGCGCAGGTCACGGGCTCGGCACCGCGCAGGCCGCGGCGAGGCGGGCGAGCATCGGGTCGGGGATGCCCATGGCGACGAGCTGGTCGTGGGTGTGGCGGACGTAGTCCGGGTTGGCGCCCGAGCGGCCGAGGCCCTGGCGCACCAGCCGCACCAGCTCGGCCTCCGGCAGGCGGCCGGCATATTGCGGGTGACGGCGGTCGACGAGGTAGGTCACCGCCTGGATGCTCCGCCCGTCGTCGAGGGTGACGCCGAGCACCCGCTCGACGTAGACCGCCGTGACCTGCTCGCGCTCGCGCAGGTAGCCGAGCGTGGCGGCGGCCTGCGGCCCCGCGACCCGGAAGGCCATGCCGCGGCAGGAGCCGCCGCGGTCGAGCCCGAGCACCAGGCCCGGCCGCTCCGGCGTGCCGCGATGGACGTGCGAGAGCACGCAGAGCGAGCGGTGATAGCCGCGCAGGCGGCCCGCAAGGCTCTCGACGAAGGGAAAGCCCGGCCGCCACATCAGCGAGCCGTAGCCGAACACCCAGAGATCCGACGGTTCCCCCGCCTCCATCGCGCCACGCCCCCCATTTCCTCCCGGCCGGAAGT
The sequence above is drawn from the Methylobacterium terrae genome and encodes:
- the tilS gene encoding tRNA lysidine(34) synthetase TilS, with translation MSRPDGPSADEPLADGPLDPEEGRRLLAPWIGPGAPFRGAVLAVSGGPDSTALMGCAALGPAGVPLVVATVDHGLRPGSEAEAQGVAALAARLGLAHRRLAWTGAKPAARIQEAARAARYGLLAGLAREVGADLVLTAHTLDDQAETVLMRLCAGSGPAGLAGMAPSRALGGLTLARPFLGVPKARLVATCEAREWPFVRDPSNVDPRFGRARLRGLLPLLAAEGLTASRLARLSARLRRDEAALSGAAAAALRDLRRDAPGGEGRLVLDGPGLAALPEAVALRVAGLAVAALHAEAAQGAADAPSPYPPRLERLERVVLEAVLPALREGRPCRRTVAGLLFSTGGGRLTLAPEPPRRVRSRME
- the ybgF gene encoding tol-pal system protein YbgF — protein: MLRRLLLAPALAVSGLALVAACPAAAQDAAEFVVRLNRLENQSRQMAGQIESLQYENRQLKEQLRKFQEDVEFRFQESKGGQRPAAATPQPKPQKRSDAFDPSQNPGAPGAPQALGATTPSQAPRAAAAAPATPGATAALAPPRAAIEDETPDYGEPVDLRPPSRPAAAAPAPAPRPSASVAATGTGDAKADYEAAYAYVLQRQYEQAEMSLRQFIQSHPRDGLVPDATYWLGESYLQRNRTREAAEQFLKVSTDYARSRKAPDAMLKLGASLNALGAREQACATLAELERKFPQASSTVKQGVDREQRRARCAA
- a CDS encoding HIT domain-containing protein, translated to MTDFALDPRLSADTIALGDLALSSVLLLDDKRFPWLVLVPRRAGVSEITDLSPGDAARLMEETRLAVGVMQALAKPDKVNVGALGNVVAQLHVHVVGRFLSDPAWPGPVWGHGTREPYPAHAAAQLVERARALFAAA
- a CDS encoding universal stress protein codes for the protein MKTLLVPVARHTLLDSVLDTAVLMARRFGASIEGFGLRPALAEYVPVDMVGGMTWVRDEETDLVEARDCGGLFTAAMERHAIARDSADAARTGPRWRWLPDAPPGDGYLAQHARLFGATIVGRPGGGEGAPRMTTLEAVLFESGRPLVIAPPTPPGSIGETVVIAWNGSTETARAVAFAAPFLRQATRIEVLGVDAGMVPGPSAEELAAALNREGLSAQGRTLAAGRRTPGEIFLTEAQEIGCDLLVKGAYTQSRLRQMIFGGATSHILAHATMPVLMAH
- a CDS encoding MFS transporter; its protein translation is MNPTTHLALINVFVGDIQGGLGPFLGTWLAQAAHWGPSQVGLVTTIVGFATLALSGPLGALVDRLGRPRMLIAAACAAILVGTLLLLPARAFMTVLVAQFIAAAGGTLVVPAVTALTLGMVGKQAFPKQQGRNQAWNHVGILGAALAISFGTPYMGPSIAFWVLGGLSACAIVAALTTPGKSYNGRRAVGWKEDDPDDKPERSAVLKVLSDRRLLILSGALALFNLANGSMLSLLGQKLVASGQDGTGWTARYVIVAQAVMIPVALFAGSLADRRGRRQLLLVACAVLPARALLSAFLSDPYWLVLAEVLDGVASGVIGVAVPVVVADLTWGSGRTQTALGTVAAVQGVGGALSGWVGGLLALHLGWTWAFLALAVPAGLALMMALWLEETCAPGGQDGAGGACSQAKPPEGESPEGESPDGESPEAGSPEGEPSGDAEPRRGEVGAPAGP
- a CDS encoding gamma-glutamylcyclotransferase, translating into MEAGEPSDLWVFGYGSLMWRPGFPFVESLAGRLRGYHRSLCVLSHVHRGTPERPGLVLGLDRGGSCRGMAFRVAGPQAAATLGYLREREQVTAVYVERVLGVTLDDGRSIQAVTYLVDRRHPQYAGRLPEAELVRLVRQGLGRSGANPDYVRHTHDQLVAMGIPDPMLARLAAACAVPSP